CTGGGACTGCGTGGTGGCCATGCCCAGTGGAATACCGAACTGCTCGAGACGGTCAAGCTCCAACGGAGCCGTGTCGCTCTCGGCATCGACAATGTTCACCGCGAAGGGAAGGTCTTCATTGCCTTGCCGCAGCACATAAATGCCGGGCTCGGTCGTTTCGTCAAACGTGGTGGCATCTTCGGGTAATTGTAAGGAAGTTCCGCTGGGTGTTTGAATGGTTTTTTTCCCGGAGGCCGCTGGCAGGGGAACCTTGTCGTTCACAAAATAGGCGTGCGAAGCCAGCTTTTGGCGATCGGCCAACTCCAGCCAACGCGAAAGAAGGGGAAGGAACTTGGTCGAGAGGGCCAGCTGACTATCTTTGCGGTTCCAGCCGGCACACATCACATACAACTGCCCCTGACCGCGCGGCTGCGACCAAACGGCGGGCGTGTCGTCCTCGAAGCGGGCAATCACCTGGGCATTGGACATCTCGCCAAGAGTAACATGTCGATGCTGCCAGAAGCGGATGGTGGTGAAGTCGTTGTACTTCGCCGCAGCAAACGGGGCGAATAGTGGGTGTTGAAAGTCGATCTGGCCGAGCATCGCATACGAACCGGTTGCCGGTGCGTCGTTATCATTTTCCGATGACAAGCCTACGTCACCTAGCCAATTGCCCAGTTCCCGTACCATACCGTCGGTTTGCAGCACGACGATGGCTTGCCCGCCGCGATTTAGGTAGGTGTCGAGCAGTTTTAGTTGGTCTTCGCTGGGTGTTTCGGCGATGATCACCAGGCGGGGGATGGTTCCGGCCACGTCGCTCCAGTCGATGGTCGCTTCGTCGCTGATCGTTTCTATTTCCACCTTACGGCTGGCGGTCTCGTCAAACGCGCGACTGAGATAAAACAACATGCCTGCGGGATCACTCGCCACATCGGAACCGAAGTACGCAATCTTTACTTCCTCTTGTATTGGCGGCACGACATAGAAGGCGTTGTCGAAGTCCATGCCGCTGCCATCGCCGCTGAGCTGCAGATGATCGGGACCGAGTGGACCTGGTTCGTAGGGGACATCCAACACCAGGCTTTCGCCAGGGGGAACATAAAATGAGACCGGTCGCGAGGCATTTTTGTCGTCGCTTCGCCAAACGACCTGGAACTGATCGACCCCGGAGTTTGCCGTGTTGCGAACACGTACGCGC
This genomic stretch from Blastopirellula marina harbors:
- a CDS encoding BatA domain-containing protein — translated: MSVLSGIFLLGAAAIAAPVLFHLIRRTPKARYEFSSLMFLQPSPPRLTRRSRLDQWLLLLLRSAVILLLAVAFMRPFFRTTTNLSPDDLPRRHVAIVIDQSASMRRGNVWQQAFDQANQVLDHLEASDEVSLYAFDQQLTPLVTAEESSQLDRSQRREMVRTRLKDVTPTWAASNLGAALIGVAERLSADEDLRQTSAKLQIVLISDMQAGSLIDQLQTSQWPESVRVHVRAITPEDTSNARVRLVDTKEDYAEGAQVPRVRVRNTANSGVDQFQVVWRSDDKNASRPVSFYVPPGESLVLDVPYEPGPLGPDHLQLSGDGSGMDFDNAFYVVPPIQEEVKIAYFGSDVASDPAGMLFYLSRAFDETASRKVEIETISDEATIDWSDVAGTIPRLVIIAETPSEDQLKLLDTYLNRGGQAIVVLQTDGMVRELGNWLGDVGLSSENDNDAPATGSYAMLGQIDFQHPLFAPFAAAKYNDFTTIRFWQHRHVTLGEMSNAQVIARFEDDTPAVWSQPRGQGQLYVMCAGWNRKDSQLALSTKFLPLLSRWLELADRQKLASHAYFVNDKVPLPAASGKKTIQTPSGTSLQLPEDATTFDETTEPGIYVLRQGNEDLPFAVNIVDAESDTAPLELDRLEQFGIPLGMATTQSQELAELRQLQDRELENHQKVWKWLIVSVLLLLAVETFLAARKSHVPTQELGEAQ